The Streptomyces sp. NBC_01268 genome segment GCCCGCCAGCAGCTCCTCGCGGGCCGCGAGCGCGGCCGTCACCAGCGCGCCGGCCTCGTCGTCGGCTCGGTGCGCGGCCATCGCGGCGGCCTGCCGCCCGGTCCGCTCGGCGACCGACTCGAAGCCGTGGTCCGCGGGCGGCTCGACCCACAGCCGCCGGACGGTCCCGGCGGCCTCCAGGAGCGCCTTCGCCTCCGGCAGCGAGCGCAGCGAGACCTCGGGGTGCAGCCGCTCCAGGAGCAGCCCGCCCTCCTCGGTCCCGCCGAGCAGGCGCACCGCGCCCCAGCCGTTCCAGTGCGCGAGCGCGTCCCGCTCCAGGTCGGGGCGGGCGACGGCGGGCGCCAGCTTCAGGGCGGCCTGCGGGACGAGGACGACGAGGCTGCTCCGACCGCCGGGGGCCATCACCCGTTCGGCGACCAGACCGGCGTGCTCCAGCGCGTCGCGGGCGAGCTCGGGGAGCGTCCCGAGCCACTCGGCCGCGACGGCCTGCCCGTACGTCTCGCCGAGCGCCCGCACCAGTCGCTGCGGCGGTTCGAAACCCATGCGTGGCTTGTTCCTTCGTTTCCTCGGTGTCGGGCGGGTACTACGCCCGTTCGGCGAGCCCAGGAAAGGTTACGTCGCTGCCGCGCCAGCGGACGGCCCGGACCGCCGCCTCGCGCAGCGCGGCTGCCGCGTCCTTGCGCAGCGGCCCGTCGGCGGAGCGCACCAGATCGGAGTAGACCCCGGCGACCCGGTCCTCCAGGACGGCCGCGAGGCGTATGGCCGCGGCGGTGTCCGGGACGTCGAACGGCAGCTCGTACGCCGCGGCCGCGGCGACCGGCTCGCCGCCCAGGTCGCGGACGGTGCGGCGCAGCGCGTCCCGGCGGGCGCGGTGGCCCTCGTAGGCGGCGGTGGCCTCGGCGCGCCGGGCCTCGCCGACGCGGGCGCCGACGACCCCGTACCCGTACACGGCGGCGTGCTCGGCGGCGAGTGCCGCCTGGGCCGCGTCCAGCGCGGTCATCCGCGGCCCCCTTCGGTGAGCAGGTAGGCGTGGGCCGCGCCGGCGGCGGCGACGGAGGCGAGCAGCCGGGCGTACTCGGGCGGCGCCGTCAGGAGCGTGGCCGTGTGGGTGTCGGCGGTCGCCCGTTCGGCGGCGGCCAGTTCGGTGAGCGCGACCGCCGGATCGGCCGGTACGGGCGCGGGCGCGGCGGGGGAGTGGGGCGCTG includes the following:
- a CDS encoding aminoglycoside phosphotransferase family protein, with the translated sequence MGFEPPQRLVRALGETYGQAVAAEWLGTLPELARDALEHAGLVAERVMAPGGRSSLVVLVPQAALKLAPAVARPDLERDALAHWNGWGAVRLLGGTEEGGLLLERLHPEVSLRSLPEAKALLEAAGTVRRLWVEPPADHGFESVAERTGRQAAAMAAHRADDEAGALVTAALAAREELLAGDAEALLLHGCFRQGKVLAGDRVPWLAVGPEPLVGERAFDLARLVRDRVEDLVAASAGASAARRRVNKLADALDMDRERLRGWTLFRAVESATRALDAGRTADAELLLEFAGWL
- a CDS encoding ferritin-like domain-containing protein is translated as MTALDAAQAALAAEHAAVYGYGVVGARVGEARRAEATAAYEGHRARRDALRRTVRDLGGEPVAAAAAYELPFDVPDTAAAIRLAAVLEDRVAGVYSDLVRSADGPLRKDAAAALREAAVRAVRWRGSDVTFPGLAERA